tgtaagtcaatgggatttttttgcccactttttcgtccgctgtgtgaacatcgtaggtccgatcgcttagaaaagatatagcccacatctcctcaatgagccggtcgatttgacgcctctttcatgggtctgtgacaaacggtgcaggaggagtagcgaaccgaagttttgtccagaagaagaataagaagaagcagaataataataataagtatgcaagagaacaatagtgatgccttgcctttggcaagcaccactaataagaagtttaaataggatttcagtaagttggctttctcaagccaacttaataagtatgcaagagaataatagtgatgccttgcctttggcaagcaccactaataataagcttaagtagcagatcagtaggttggctctctcaagccaacctaataataataataatagtgggggaaaaaaatcacgAGTCATAATGCACAGCCAGCACCAAACGGACAGAATGGCAAAGCTAACTGAACTGCCACCATTTAGAATTAAACAAACTTGTATTTGTGATTATTACCCGAGCTGACCAAACAGttaattgtgaaatgtttgcGCTTTGTAGAGTACAGTACCGGCAGTTCAAGCATTTTCATAGGATCTAATCTGTAGAAAAAAAAGACTTTGATTCTCGAATTCATTCTTGTTCCGCTGTTGTCACCGGAAAAACTTTTACCCTGCAAGTGCCAATCCGGAAGCCAGAAACGCGTAAGTGTGAAAAAGGCTAATTGCCAGACACTATATAAAGATGTGAGAATCAGTGAAGACATTTGCGATTTCGGATTTCGACTCCGACTCTAGAGTTATTCAGAGTCGAGGAATCGACTCTTTTGGAGTCGACTCCCTATAGCTGCAAGGCTTGTTGGGCCAACACAGATTTTTCACTTCTGCTTGATAGATTGGCTGAGCACAATTTAATATGTTCGGTGAATAGGCTAaaattagttgttgttttttttgtttgggggTCATTTTTGGGAAGCAATTTGTTGAGTCAATGTTTATTTGTCAGTTTCCACAATTtcttcaaaatgtaaatattttacagtgtacaagtggattctctgcagttaatgggtgccgtcagaatgagagtccaaacacaGAATACCACTTCTTCAGTTTTGTCCCCATTTAAATTAAGtaacatttctattttcatttattctcaATATTTCCAGCTCCTCTGCCGATTCCTGTCATCACCAGAGACACTTCAAActgttcttcatcatcatcatcatcatcatcatctgaacGTTCATTAGTGTCCAGatgttcactgctgtgttcagctgtgaatgtgagtcatgtgactctctcctggttcaaaggaaacagtttattgtccagcatcagtgtgtctgatctcagcatcagtctctctcttcctctggaggtggaatatcaggagaaaaacacctacagctgtgtgctcaacaataCCATCAACAACCAGACcacacatctggacatcagtcaACTCTTTCACTTGTGTCCAGGTACGTCAGTGATGATATTAGTGATTAATGAGTttgtttaaaaagtatattCTTCAAGCTTTCCAACTTTGTCCATTCAAAGCCAGGTTAAGTGAGCTGAGAGCTATGGCAACAATGTCTTGATTGAAATCAGACACTTCAGGACTCatgtataattattgtttttctgttgtttattaCAGAACTCGTGCAGCAGTCACAGTCGGTGGCGTTATCCGTTAGTATAGTGATAGTACTGGTCTTGGCTGCAGTTGTGGGGGCGATATACTTTAACCGCAGGAAATGCAAACAACCAAGATCACAAGGCAAGTATTAccttttttatcaaataatatgAGCATTCTGGAATAAAGTCAAGTGTTCAGAAGATGTGCCACAATATctgtattttaaacataatttcaGACTTATATGAACAATGTGACATTATCATTAAAACAGTCCAGACTTGCGAGGAAGAGGTACTTTATGCCGAAACAACATTTTGTGCACGCAGTGTTCACAGTACGGTAAGACACTGTATTGCAGTGTGCAGCGAATCTGTCTGCAGAAACCACAGAGGCCGAGAGAAAAATATGCGCTTGCACATGTAACGAAGCAGAAAATGTGCCATCCTGTGCTGATGTCAGTGTTTGTACTTATTTGTCTGTGCATTATTTGGcctttaaatcaatataaacCACTTAATGTCTGCTTATGCTTGCTCTGTTTCTGTTTAGGCTTCAATTGTACATGAAGGCACAGTGCAACATCAGATAACTTGAAAAACTCGTTTCTTCTTTTGTTCTTGTTATCATTTCTTAGATCTAGTAGAGTTTAGGAAGAGTGGAGGTTGTAGTTTTACTGAATGCCATGATTTATGCCTCTGAAAAGCCACAGGCATCTGTAgcagacacacagacagtgaTGAATAGTCATTGAATCACAAAAGCATTTATTGTCAACCCTGACGATTCAATGGCAGCTGAATGAAAGGCAGGAAGGCAGTGCCGGAAATGCCAGTTGATGTTTTGCAGCTCTACCAGtgattaacaatgaacaatgaacagacaaaaatgtgtttttaaaatcacCAAAAAGCCCCAAAATGTCCTTCAAAAGCCAAAATCCATGCTCTGTTTGAAGTCTCCCCTTTGTGGTAGAAATTGTGCGTGTACAACTTGCCAGTATTTAAGAAAGTTATTTAAAACGATCAAATCAAACATCATGCTTTTGCTATCATGTCCTGTGCTTGTAATTGTCTTTGTATTCAACTGTTGTCTTTGAGCCGATTTATAGTGTTTATAGTCAAGAACATGACCAGACTGCTGGTATATATGTGTACACACAAAGactatttatatacatataaaaatacacacattgttttacatgttttaatTCCTGATATTCATGTTTCGTTTACTTTTAGAAACCCAATGAAGAAGACCACATCATATACTCCAGTGTTAATGCAAAATGACGTGATCAGCGGTATtgccatttttgggtgattAATATGAAACTGGcatgaaaaagtaattttcaAGTATTAACTTCAGGGTAAATTATCTCAAAGTACAGAGCATACATTTTCAGATAGTGACAAACTGTTCACAGTTATGGACACAAGGGACTGAAACCTAGTGTTTCAGTGTCCTCAGTATTTGATCACTATTTCAGTATCAGTATTTTCTCTGGCTTACACTAACATTCCATGTCATAGACTGTCAGTGAATACATTAACATCCTATACATGTATTATTCATTTCTCTGGAATACTTGTTTTTGATTGGTCAGTTGGTATTCAACAGtcaaatatttctatataatcTCCACTCACGTGGGTAAGTCTGACAACTGACAACCCATCTGTGAAGTCGAATAGATATGTTTTAATGGATTATACCTAGTGTTACATTAGATCTTCAGTGTTTGCCATGTGTGCTTTCCAACTTGCTGTTACTTGTTCTGCGGGTAGTTTATCTGTTAGACAAGACATGTTCATGCAAGCTCAGCTGGAATCTTTCTCTTATACTCTGTTAAAACATTCACAGTAGACACAAGTCTAAACAAAAGCCTTATGTATTTTTTCTACTATCAGCCCTTTTAAAATGTGCTAACTCGAactatttttgtatattttattgttgatttttgtataatttcttaACACTTCTAAAAAGTATTATGCATTTATACTTTGTATTAAAATTCCTATTTTGTACTATTGTACCAGCACTTCTATATAAGGAGATGAAAGTCAGTGTAAGATTCATATGAACAGTTTGAATTTATCTACACATTCTGATAATATGTTCTGGACCATCTGTGTTTGTGGTGCCATCAGCCAATCAACATtgtaaggattttttttatttcctgcAACTCCAGAATGGCTAGTCAGATGACATTTACAGCACTGTGATTGAATTTGAACGGTTAACCGTCTTCAGTTATTATATAGACTTCAAACAGATTAGATCCTGAATGTTCGGCGCCCATTTTAATCCAACTCTAACCAACCAGCTGTTACTTGTCTGCAGTTAGTTGTTCAGATTGTCAGACAGGACATGTTTGTGCAACTAATACATTTTAgctcaacagaaaatgttgtgTACAGCAATAAGAAAAAGTTTACtaatattgttttctgtatGTTTAATACTATGTGAACAACACCTTTTTCAACATTCATATATTAAACTATCTAAAACAGCTCTGAccctgtgtttattttattaaatcggTGTTGCCCCAATAAAAATAATCTTGCCATGacaaaaagtatttataaaGAGTCTTTAACTGATGTCTTCAGTCCAAACAGGTCAAGTTTGTCATGTTCTGTAAGATGTCATTGTGAACTCTGTCACACATGTGCCATGTGCAGGTACATCAGCTGTGATATTAATGATTATATCCTAAGTTGCTCAGTAGTTTTTGTTGGATGTTAATGGTTGTAAATGCTGCAGCATAGCAGTTGTGCTGGTTTGTCTTTATGAGCTTTAAACTGAAGATTTTGTTTAACAATGTAACCTCTAGTAGCTAGTTTAACTCTCATTGTCACTTTAGACATTAATAGATTTGGATTTGTTTTctaattagttttttgtttttttctttctgttatcATATCAGATATCTTTAGTTTACATTGTCTGTGACTTCATAATGGAGGTTTATTTAGAGATCAACAGCTTTAGATCTAGTTGCATTGTTTAGTGCTATTGTTAGTGTTTATACTCATGATGATAATTCTATTAGACCTGATTGTTTACGCCATCTTTAGACACATCAGTAAgtagtaaaatgtaaatacaattgaaattttaaattcatatttatttagaacataaattattttaaactgtgtGAATACAGATGGTTAAtgaaagtaatttatttaaagcgTTGTACCTGTCATGCCGTCCTGTTTCACTTGATGGCAGTACAACTATTCAGAATAggaacatttattcatttaacattcATGATGATGTCCTCTATCCTCTAAACTCAGTCACCTTATTGAgggcaagaaaaaaaatgtattcatgatTATTGTTGATATTCTCTGTACAGCACTTTGtgaagttattattattattattattggttacACTCTATTCAAAAGTGACTCATTTGCAAAGAATATTTCTCTGTGTCTCAAACAGAAATCATTTCTGGATGCGGGCAGAACCGAGACAGCTGTGAACTATCAACACACAGTGAAACTCAAAAGGCAGATCTCAAGAGAATATCACTTAGACCCAGAGTTGGGTCTCCTGTAGGAGTCATTCAATTACATGGTCTTACATATTGTATTTTATCTaaagttatatttaatattgtcaATTTGTATTCAAAATGTAGATTATTGTGTATTGAAATACTTTTTAGCGgttacctgaaaaaaaaaaattgctccAATCTAATGCTTTTTTACTTTGATGTCTAATAAtacaaattgatttatttaaaagtagTTTCATAGGGTTTTTAAAGGGTTGTATTGCCCCTAGTGTAAGATGTTGTAATCACTGGTGTGGCTTGAGATTTATTACTTAAATTTCACTTTGTTTAAACTCTGTGTTATTGTGAAATTATCAGTCGGCATCTTGTGTGTCTGTAGACTGTGTAATATTTAGAgtatatattaaacaaacaCCTCCAGAGGGGGCTATAGACAGCATTTAACGCAGGGGTGTCCAACCCtgttcctgcagagttcagctcgaaccctgatcaaacacacctgtctgtatcAACTGCTCCTTCAGATCCTAATTATctggttcagttgtgtttgatcagggttggagctgaactctgcaggaaggtagatctccaggaacagggttgggcaccCCTGTTTTAAAGCATCTTATATACAGTAGTTGTAAATAACCGCCGGCATGtgacaaaaatgattaattgcttTAACCTTTGTGAcctcataataatattaatggtAACCAtatgtgacctttgacctcataaTGAGATCCAAATGCAGAAAGCGGTCAAGAGTGAAACTCCGACGTCATCTGGGATGAGATATGTTGTCTGTACGTGTCCGACCAGTGACATGTCCATAAATGAAGTCCTGAGGAATGATTTGAAGATTTTATGGTGCGTTTTGCGTTTTGTTTTGGGGTGCGCCCTCCCATCTGCGGTGCGCGTATCAGGTTGCGTCCCAAAgcgtgctctctctctctctctctctctctctatgggaTCCGTGAGCAAAACAttaacagaataaataaacaagtttaACAGGTCGGTTTTAAGACATGCATATATTCTGTTGGTTgtataaaaagaatttaaataaaataggtaACACTCCTAATaatgaaattgaaataaaacaagaaataaagaaataaaatcctCTTACATTTTTCCAAGAGCAAAAGAAAGTTTTCCATTCTTGAGGATGACCATTCTTTGAATGAGAGGTATACAAAAAAACtgtgtttagtttaagttgaaaGAAGAAATTTTTCTTTGAGTTTACTTTACTTTGGCCAGTAATATGTTTTAAGATATGGAAAAAACACAACTGTCAAAACTTCTTCAGGCCCAAAACCCCTCAGacccagagggttaaataatatggtaataaatatataattataaaacacatagtaacaaacatgttactaaagcaaagcaaaacattgatcatacatttttaaaaaagtagtcaacatttatttaacacttcatttaaagaatatggtaataaacacaatatataattatatatgtcaTAGTAACAAACATGTTACTAAAGCAGAGCAAATCATttatcatactttttattcaacgtttaagtttattgaacttataaaacacataattcTCTTATTTTAAAGAAGGTGGTAAAAAACTATGATTATatataacatactgtataaaaataaaacgctTTACATTATTCTGGGGGCAATGATGTTCATACCTCGAATGAAATGTTTACAAAATGTACCTAAGTTGGGATATTAAGTCCTGCTTTGAGCTCTTCTAACTCACAAGAGTAAAATGTCAGTCTGAGTTGGGCGAGCTGacacatactcacacacacacacacacacacacacacacacacacacacacacacacacacacactgttctgtcacagagggagttttggttccttgccgctgtcgcctctggcttgctcagttggggacacttaatttatagcaattatcgtcgatttgattgcacagatactatttaaactaaactcattatacattactgacactctgtctctattttaaagaatatggaaatatataattatatgacagCATGTTACTACCATGTTACTAAAGAAAATCAttcatcattcattttaaacaagtattcgatatttaagtttattgaaCTAATAAAACACATCATAGTAACAAACAGCAAAGCAAACCATTTAtcacacattttaaacaatgttttagtttttcactaaccacgcataaatgctgttttctcaaaaacacaaacatgtacgTTCATGCTGTTGGCATATTATTGTAACCCAGTTTGTACTGAATACAgtataatcagactttagccattaatatGCTTTTAAGATTCTGAAAAACACCAATGTCAGGGACATGACAAAATTTctacaaaatttatatttttttactcacAAATTTAACCTAAATTATGATTTGTATTCAACAGTACATGTTCAAAACTTAGTTTAACCTTTTAAAGGAGACTTGTACTtagtttatttgatttcaaaacatattccagcttaaaaataatggttaataaaaaaataaatagtgtcCATATCTTAGATTATTACTAGGGTGAGCCTGCGTTATAGTTCTAcacttatatagttttatatgttcatactttttttttttttttttctgaaccaACCTTTATCAGCGTGATAAATATCATATACTATCAATATACTATTAGTTATCTACTTGGAAATCTATGTAGAAAGTTACCACATGGCGATGTAACCGCTTGGATGCTGGTCTTTGAAGAGAGATTTTATGACTTCAACGGGAATCTACCCCATAACGTTCCacagctcatttaaaatgtttaagtcAACTACAAACATGTGAAAAGTATTTACTATCTTTAAATCGTTCATGTCACCATGACACACATTCTCCGGAGTTGTAAACTAcacttgaatgaatcagcacaACTCACCGTTAAAacctatatgtgaccctggaccacaaaaccagtcttaagtcgctggggtatatttgtagcaatagccaaaaatacattgtatgggtcaaaattattgattttttcttttatgccaaaaataattaggatattaagtaaatatcatgttccatgaagatatttcgtaaatttcttaccgtaaatgtataaaaacttttgctaagaacttaatttggacaactttaaaggcgattttctcaatatttagatttttttgcaccctcagattccaaattcgtaaatagttgtatctcagccaaatattgtccgatcctaaaaaaactactcaagtagttagttactagttactttggatcatatactgaatatagtctatttttatttagatatatagatatttagataaaaaaaaaaaaattatatatatatatatacacacacacacacacacacacacacacacacacacacacacacacactgctgttcaaaatacttttaggttttttttaatgtaatttatttcagtgatgcaaatcagaatttttatcagcctgatttattatcaatgctgttcttttttagctttctattcataaaagaatcctgaacaaactgtcacaggttccaaaaaatattaagcaccaaaactgttccctgttgaaaaaaaaaaaacagcatatgctggtatggtatgttttgaagcatgggatgctggtttgagctgatttaagctggtccttagctggtttaagctggtcatgtgctggtcctaaactggtccgaccagctcaagaccagcacatgaccagcataaaccagcatcccagcttcaaaacatacctaaccagcattagctgttttttttttttttcaacaacactggtaataaatcattatatttgaatgatttctgaaggatcatatgactctgaaaactggagtaacagctgataaaaattctgatttgcatcactgaattaaatgaaattatattttaaagtatattaattatgtattataaatgtaggctatataacctctgacacggagaagagtgaaaactcctcacatgaccgctacagaac
The sequence above is a segment of the Onychostoma macrolepis isolate SWU-2019 chromosome 22, ASM1243209v1, whole genome shotgun sequence genome. Coding sequences within it:
- the LOC131530845 gene encoding uncharacterized protein LOC131530845 isoform X2, which produces MSKLALLNHEEFDRICRELNMIHESFFLCLWIWLSHGVIGDTDEVKSVSVMEGDSVSLNTGVSEVQRNDLILWMFNVNNSETLIAQIHRQNIYIDDSVVRFRDRLQMDSQTGSLTIRNIRTEHSGLYKLQIIKAGVTYKSFSVAVYAPLPIPVITRDTSNCSSSSSSSSSSERSLVSRCSLLCSAVNVSHVTLSWFKGNSLLSSISVSDLSISLSLPLEVEYQEKNTYSCVLNNTINNQTTHLDISQLFHLCPELVQQSQSVALSVSIVIVLVLAAVVGAIYFNRRKCKQPRSQVQTCEEEVLYAETTFCARSVHSTKPNEEDHIIYSSVNAK
- the LOC131530845 gene encoding uncharacterized protein LOC131530845 isoform X1, with protein sequence MSKLALLNHEEFDRICRELNMIHESFFLCLWIWLSHGVIGDTDEVKSVSVMEGDSVSLNTGVSEVQRNDLILWMFNVNNSETLIAQIHRQNIYIDDSVVRFRDRLQMDSQTGSLTIRNIRTEHSGLYKLQIIKAGVTYKSFSVAVYAPLPIPVITRDTSNCSSSSSSSSSSERSLVSRCSLLCSAVNVSHVTLSWFKGNSLLSSISVSDLSISLSLPLEVEYQEKNTYSCVLNNTINNQTTHLDISQLFHLCPELVQQSQSVALSVSIVIVLVLAAVVGAIYFNRRKCKQPRSQVQTCEEEVLYAETTFCARSVHSTVRHCIAVCSESVCRNHRGREKNMRLHM
- the LOC131530845 gene encoding uncharacterized protein LOC131530845 isoform X3, whose amino-acid sequence is MSKLALLNHEEFDRICRELNMIHESFFLCLWIWLSHGVIGDTDEVKSVSVMEGDSVSLNTGVSEVQRNDLILWMFNVNNSETLIAQIHRQNIYIDDSVVRFRDRLQMDSQTGSLTIRNIRTEHSGLYKLQIIKAGVTYKSFSVAVYAPLPIPVITRDTSNCSSSSSSSSSSERSLVSRCSLLCSAVNVSHVTLSWFKGNSLLSSISVSDLSISLSLPLEVEYQEKNTYSCVLNNTINNQTTHLDISQLFHLCPELVQQSQSVALSVSIVIVLVLAAVVGAIYFNRRKCKQPRSQETQ